One window from the genome of Salvia splendens isolate huo1 chromosome 9, SspV2, whole genome shotgun sequence encodes:
- the LOC121749473 gene encoding uncharacterized protein LOC121749473: MREIAGPLEGSPWIIGGDFNTILSHRDRVGSDTNRQAEMVDFAEAIEDCRFLDPGFDGAEFTWAKNGLFERLDRVLVSEGWARAFEATRVTNLPRVASDHGPVLVRCKTLNTTIGGKPFRFQNMWIRHGGFMAVVKNAWEESTGASGLLNIQIKHARVKRALKA; encoded by the coding sequence atgagagagattgctgGGCCACTCGAAGGATCACCATGGATTATCGGTGGcgacttcaacaccatcctaTCACACCGAGATAGGGTTGGGAGCgacaccaaccggcaagccgagatggtcgaCTTCGCGGAAGCAATTGAAGACTGTAGGTTCCTTGATCCGGGGTTCGATGGGGCGGAATTCACATGGGCCAAAAATGGCCTCtttgaaagattggatagagtgcttgttagTGAGGGTTGGGCTAGGGCCTTCGaagctactcgggttacgaacctccctcGGGTTGCTTCGGACCACGGGCCGGTCCTTGTAAGATGTAAGACGCTGAACACTACCATCGGAGGCAAGCCATTCcgattccagaacatgtggatccgacatgggGGGTTCATGGCTGTAGTGAAAAATGCATGGGAGGAGAGTACGGGGGCGAGTGGACTCCTAAATATTCAAATCAAACATGCTAGAGTGAAAAGAGCCCTAAAGGCGTGA
- the LOC121749474 gene encoding uncharacterized protein LOC121749474 has translation MANENLKMKHWRGVKLRINIPQQVEPARAQPLAMAIKWDPPDHPWIKLNTDGSFNEVTNKAGGGIIRDSSGNMLVAFSKPLEAHSALEAELTAMIHGLRLAMDLDLPIWIKSDAEQAINLVNGAGWGPALARQAVAQLILLKRQLKFRVTFIHREGNKAADFLARIGLRLDSGRQLDHNSAPRDLMDFVRLDRMGVPNIRTLDGDGY, from the coding sequence ATGGCCAACGAGAACTTGAAGATGAAGCATTGGCGAGGGGTCAAACTTAGAATCAACATCCCGCAACAAGTGGAACCAGCTAGGGCGCAGCcgctagccatggcaatcaaatgggaCCCCCCGGACCACCCTTGGATTAAACtaaacacggatggctccttcAATGAAGTGACCAACAAAGCAGGGGGGGGAATCATTCGGGACAGCTCGGGCAACATGCTGGTGGCGTTTAGCAAGCCCCTTGAAGCACACTCGGCTCTGGAGGCTGAGCTGACGGCCATGATCCATGGGCTGCGCTTAGCCATGGATCTTGACTTACCAATCTGGATCAAATCAGATGCCGAGCAAGCCATTAATCTGGTCAATGGAGCAGGGTGGGGGCCAGCTCTAGCTCGGCAAGCAGTGGCGCAATTGATCCTGCTCAAGCGCCAACTTAAATTCCGAGTCACCTTCATACACCGGGAGGGGAACAaggcggcggatttccttgcgagaATAGGCCTAAGGCTTGATAGCGGTCGACAATTAGATCATAATTCTGCACCAAGAGACCTCATGGACTTCGTCCGATTGGACCGAATGGGTGTTCCAAACATTCGAACCCTAGATGGGGACGGATACTAG